GCAACTGAGTAACCCCAGAAACCAGAATATACAGTGAACCATCTCACCGTAATTCCCAAATCTGTAATCTACTCTTCGACACCAAAGATCGATAGATTTAGCGGAACAGCCTCCCCTAGCCAAGATGCATGGATGGTGTGATCGGCTAGATCATTCCCAGTGAGGGCATGGACAAAGACCGTCAACTCATTCCGATTGGCTTCCAGCCAGGGGATGAGTTGATCAAACTGATCTTTGTTAAAGGAAAGCTGACAGCTCCATCGAGGATGTGGCCCCACCAACTTTTGATGAACGCGCCCCACTTGGATTCCCCATAGCTCGCCTGCTTTATGACAAATGGACGATGCCACTGCCACCGAGTCTTGATCGAAGTAGACATGGGCGTGGTAGTGATCGTATGTGTTGGTGGGCCGTTTCGTCATGGGTGTTGTGGGCATCTAACGAGAGAACTTGCTCAACAAAATAGGATAAGTAGGTCTAATCTGTTTCCTATGGCCTAAACAGCATTCATCAGATCATCATATTCTTGAGAACTCAGTATTTTGGGAGTAACGATGGGTAGGCCAGAGTCAACCCTAAAGAAGGGGGTCTGTTTATAGCTGCCATCCAGGCGCGCCTTCAGGATCATCAGCAGATTACGCAGAATCGCTTTTAGCTGCCCAGTGGGTTTAGGTTTAGGGTCTTCTTTGGCACCCTTTGTATTCACGTAGGCGGGGTTGGAGGCGCAGATCTCATCCAGCTTGACATCAGCAGATTCCAAGCAATTATGAACCATACCCAGAAAAGACAGCGTATGGCTCGGTAATGTATTGCCAATGGGCGTGTTGCAACAAGTCGTATACCAGCGAAGTAGACCTGCTTCCGTCAGGCGCATACAGCCTAAATACTCAGTTCCTTGCGCAAAAGAGATATGCTTCGGCAGCATCTGCACGATCTCTGTGCCCCCCTGGTGATCGAGGATTTCATGACTTCTGCCTAAGAAGTGAGCAAACGCCTGACAATCCCGACAATAACAAATCAACCGATTGATCGATTCAGGTTTATTGATACTGCCTTGAACGCTTCCACACTTACATTGGATTGAATAGGTCATTGTCTACTTCTCCTAGTCAATGGGTTGGTTATGGCTCTACAGACTCAATCAGCGATATTGTCCTTGAATCTAACATGAGTTTTTCTAGCCCTTACGCTGTCTTGAATACAGTTAGGGTTTAGTCTTTTTTGACGTGGGGGGCCAAGTGCATCATGTAATCTCGTTTGCCAATGGGTACCCCCGCCATGCGGAGAATGTCGTAAGCCGTAACTAGATGGAAGTAGAAGTTTGGCATGAGAAATTCGTTGATATAGTCAATTCCCGACAGTTCGAGATAGAGACTGTCGCCTAGGTCAATGCGCGTGATTTCAGCTAGTTTTTGATCTTCAACGCTAATGTCCACCAGCATGGTTTGAGTCTTGGCGATGTGCTCGTAAGCCTGGGTGAGAGCGGTAACCTCTGGATCGAGATTATTGGCAGGTTTCCCTTCACTCCACAGGACAAAGTTGCGGGGTTGATTGCAGGTGAAGGCAATCTGGGTGCCGAAGGGCAGCATATCAGCCGCAATCTGCTTCTGTAGGAGTGAGTCGTCATCACTGAAATGCGTTTGCGCCGTCTTCAAAAGATGTTCGAGCGTTGCTAAGCGGCTTTGAAAGATGGTCTGAATTGAATCTATCGTCTGATTTGGCAAAGCGTGCTCCCTCCCAATTGATCCTGTGAACTGATGGGTTGGTGAAACCGTTTTTAGCCTAACGAAAATGCTAATAGGAGTGCGCGAAATAATTTCAAGGCCCCACTGAATACAAGGCTGAATGGTCTATTGTTGGGGCGTTATCGGCTTTGATCAATCTGTATCTTTGAGCGCTGTAAGACCTGGTTCATGTAGTTGCGCCACAAGAATTTCGCAATGATCCACAGCAGAGGATAAGCCAAGGGAGAGCGAGCGATGAAAGTGTAGCGCCATTGGATATCCGTGCCTGCTGATGGGGTTGGGCTAAACCACCATTCCCCCTCGGCAGAATGGATCAAAAATCTTAGGGAACTCGTAAATTGGCTAACGGTGTAGCTGAAGTAAGACGGATATTCATAGGTCGTCAGCTGTTCTTGAATAGAGCTGTGATCTGATAAATAAACGGTACGTGTTTCACCTGCTGTATTCCAGTCGCCCAGTTGTTTCTGAATGCTGACAACTGCAGGTAATGGTCCATAGCCAGTGAAAATGGAGGTCAGGTCGATAGGGACGATATGCTCAAAAGTCGACGTTAGATTTGCCTGAACGGTTGTTTTTACTGTGGCTGAAAGTAAACTCATTCATTGCTCCACAGTAGGGTGTGTTGTTCTCCGTGCGCTATTGGCCATTGCAACTTATGACATTTAACGTAACTCGCGGAGGGTATGGAAAAGGCAGACATGCTTAGTCTAAAACGTTGAGTATGGCCCATTCAGAGAGATTCAGTATTCTACCCTGGTTGTCCAAGGTATTAACTCGCCACTGCAAGGCAGAACCAGTATCCTGTATTACTACGTTAGATTGAGCCCGCCATCAGATAGCAAAATCTCGCCTGTGATGTAGTGGCTGGCAATCAGCATCGAAGTGACTTGAGCGATCTCTTCGG
The Acaryochloris marina S15 genome window above contains:
- a CDS encoding DUF6151 family protein codes for the protein MTYSIQCKCGSVQGSINKPESINRLICYCRDCQAFAHFLGRSHEILDHQGGTEIVQMLPKHISFAQGTEYLGCMRLTEAGLLRWYTTCCNTPIGNTLPSHTLSFLGMVHNCLESADVKLDEICASNPAYVNTKGAKEDPKPKPTGQLKAILRNLLMILKARLDGSYKQTPFFRVDSGLPIVTPKILSSQEYDDLMNAV
- a CDS encoding DUF1993 domain-containing protein encodes the protein MPNQTIDSIQTIFQSRLATLEHLLKTAQTHFSDDDSLLQKQIAADMLPFGTQIAFTCNQPRNFVLWSEGKPANNLDPEVTALTQAYEHIAKTQTMLVDISVEDQKLAEITRIDLGDSLYLELSGIDYINEFLMPNFYFHLVTAYDILRMAGVPIGKRDYMMHLAPHVKKD
- a CDS encoding SRPBCC family protein; translated protein: MSLLSATVKTTVQANLTSTFEHIVPIDLTSIFTGYGPLPAVVSIQKQLGDWNTAGETRTVYLSDHSSIQEQLTTYEYPSYFSYTVSQFTSSLRFLIHSAEGEWWFSPTPSAGTDIQWRYTFIARSPLAYPLLWIIAKFLWRNYMNQVLQRSKIQIDQSR
- a CDS encoding DOPA 4,5-dioxygenase family protein; this encodes MPTTPMTKRPTNTYDHYHAHVYFDQDSVAVASSICHKAGELWGIQVGRVHQKLVGPHPRWSCQLSFNKDQFDQLIPWLEANRNELTVFVHALTGNDLADHTIHASWLGEAVPLNLSIFGVEE